A stretch of the Vitis vinifera cultivar Pinot Noir 40024 chromosome 16, ASM3070453v1 genome encodes the following:
- the LOC100265770 gene encoding pentatricopeptide repeat-containing protein At4g38010 codes for MNTMYFLKLRLLNSIHRCKTIRSLKQIHAHLIASGLLHDEFVLSKVSEFFGKHIGFVDYAFDFLNQTDLHVGTLPYNTLIAAYASSCTPKAAFLVYGRIVGNGFVPDMYTFPVVLKACTKFLGVQEGEQVHGVAVKMGFLCDLYVQNSLLHFYSVCGKWGGAGRVFDEMLVRDVVSWTGLISGYVRTGLFDEAINLFLKMDVVPNVATFVSVLVACGRMGYLSMGKGVHGLVYKRAFGIGLVVGNALVDMYVKCECLCEARKLFDELPDRDIVSWTSIISGLVQCKQPKDSLELFYDMQISGVEPDRIILTSVLSACASLGALDYGRWVQEYIERQGIEWDIHIGTALVDMYAKCGCIEMALHIFNGIPNRNIFTWNALLGGLAMHGHGHEALKHFELMIGAGIRPNEVTFLAILTACCHSGLVAEGRSYFYQMISQPFNFSPRLEHYGCMIDLLCRAGLLDEAYKFIRNMPLPPDVLIWGALLSACKANGNVELSQEILSHLLELKSQDSGVYVLLSNIYATNERWDDVTRVRRLMKDKGIRKFPGSSVIEVDGEAHEFLVGDTNHSRNEDIHILLNILANQVYLEGHFSTC; via the coding sequence ATGAACACTATGTACTTCCTGAAATTGAGACTTCTGAATTCCATTCATAGATGCAAAACTATCAGGTCCCTGAAGCAAATCCATGCACATTTAATAGCTTCAGGTCTCCTCCATGACGAATTTGTACTCAGCAAAGTATCCGAGTTCTTCGGAAAACATATTGGGTTTGTTGACTatgcttttgattttttgaatcaAACTGATCTCCATGTGGGCACATTACCATATAACACCTTGATAGCTGCCTATGCTAGCAGTTGTACTCCCAAAGCGGCATTTTTGGTCTATGGAAGGATAGTGGGAAATGGGTTTGTGCCAGATATGTATACTTTTCCAGTGGTGCTGAAAGCTTGTACCAAGTTTCTGGGTGTTCAAGAGGGTGAACAGGTTCATGGGGTGGCGGTAAAGATGGGTTTTTTGTGTGATCTTTACGTACAAAACTCGCTCCTGCATTTTTATAGTGTTTGTGGCAAATGGGGTGGCGCTGGTAGAGTGTTTGATGAAATGCTTGTGAGAGATGTTGTGTCTTGGACTGGCTTGATATCGGGGTATGTGAGGACTGGGTTGTTTGATGAGGctataaatttgtttttgaagaTGGATGTGGTGCCAAATGTGGCGACTTTTGTTAGTGTGCTTGTGGCTTGTGGAAGAATGGGGTATTTGAGTATGGGGAAGGGGGTTCATGGTTTAGTTTATAAGCGTGCATTTGGGATAGGTTTAGTGGTGGGCAATGCTCTTGTGGATATGTATGTGAAGTGTGAGTGCTTGTGTGAGGCCAGGAAGCTTTTTGATGAGCTTCCTGACAGAgatattgtttcttggactagTATCATAAGTGGGTTGGTGCAATGCAAGCAACCAAAGGATTCATTGGAGTTGTTTTATGACATGCAAATTTCAGGTGTGGAACCAGACAGGATTATCCTTACTAGTGTTCTCTCAGCCTGTGCAAGCCTTGGGGCTCTTGATTATGGCAGATGGGTCCAGGAGTACATTGAACGCCAGGGAATTGAATGGGATATTCATATTGGAACTGCCTTGGTTGACATGTATGCAAAGTGTGGTTGTATAGAAATGGCATTGCACATATTTAATGGAATACCTAACAGGAATATTTTCACATGGAATGCATTACTAGGCGGTTTAGCAATGCATGGACATGGTCATGAGGCTCTCAAACATTTTGAGCTAATGATTGGAGCCGGGATAAGGCCCAATGAGGTGACCTTTCTAGCCATTTTGACAGCTTGCTGCCATTCTGGTTTAGTTGCTGAAGGGCGCAGTTACTTTTATCAGATGATAAGTCAGCCCTTTAATTTTTCTCCGAGATTAGAACATTATGGATGCATGATTGATCTGCTGTGTAGAGCTGGACTTCTAGATGAAGCTTATAAGTTCATTAGGAATATGCCGCTGCCGCCTGATGTGCTCATATGGGGAGCTCTTCTTAGTGCTTGCAAGGCAAATGGAAATGTTGAACTCTCCCAAGAAATTTTGAGCCATCTCCTTGAGCTTAAGTCACAAGATAGTGGGGTTTATGTTCTTCTGTCCAACATATATGCTACTAATGAAAGGTGGGATGATGTAACAAGGGTAAGGAGATTGATGAAGGACAAAGGGATAAGAAAGTTCCCTGGGTCAAGTGTTATAGAGGTGGATGGTGAGGCTCATGAGTTTCTAGTTGGAGATACTAACCACTCTCGAAATGAGGACATTCATATACTGTTAAATATTCTTGCTAATCAAGTCTATTTAGAAGGACATTTTTCAACCTGTTAA
- the LOC100248586 gene encoding uncharacterized protein LOC100248586 has protein sequence MHSLCSGDATQVCLHGCCPRPVPLPEPQKKVPSSRSTAADCRRDFAATTAACFFPNTQFTNHESLPSLQESFTLFEEAYPQYSETDQADRIRAQEYHHLLLSNHICLDYIGIGLFSHCQIQIKTSSPTTIASTSSPSNLPSPQSSNIPLFGISYKSVNLKSLLQYGGQESALESAMKRKIMGFLNISENDYCMVFTANRTSAFKLLAESYPFQSSQKLLTVYDYESEAVEAMVETSEKRGARVMSAEFSWPRLRVNSGKLRKMVVRNKKKKNRGLFVFPLQSRMTGARYHYLWMNIAQENGWHVLLDACALGPKDMDTFGLSLFRPDFLICSFYKVFGENPTGFGCLFVKKSTVPILEASTSTGIVNLVPAKKLFWLPADSSGTDTEPEQTSKFEFQEELHTSSSFSGPLSIQKTLSGRFEYEQGETSELPKTEGTAKHDRPETSKVIEMEKPADFVQQNTKVRGKEGLEIECRGLDHVDSLGLVLISRRARYLINWLVNALTKLHHPNTEEGSPLVRIYGPNIKFERGPALAFNVFDWKGEKVEPILLQKLADRSNISLSYGFLHHLWFSDKYEAEKQRVIERRETEAKGMAQNKRKGKDDLGITVVTAALGFLTNFEDIYRLWAFVAQFLDADFVEKERWRYTALNQKTIEV, from the coding sequence ATGCACTCGCTTTGCAGTGGAGATGCCACACAGGTATGCCTTCATGGCTGCTGTCCGAGACCTGTCCCCTTGCCTGAACCCCAGAAGAAAGTCCCCAGCTCCAGAAGCACTGCTGCGGATTGTCGCCGCGACTTTGCTGCAACTACTGCTGCTTGTTTCTTCCCCAATACACAATTCACCAATCATGAGTCTCTCCCTTCCTTGCAAGAATCCTTCACTCTGTTTGAGGAAGCTTACCCTCAGTACTCCGAGACTGATCAAGCTGACCGAATCCGAGCCCAGGAGTACCATCATCTTCTTCTCTCCAACCACATCTGCCTTGACTATATTGGCATCGGTCTCTTTTCCCATTGCCAGATACAAATTAAGACCTCTTCACCAACTACAATTGCCTCTACTTCTTCTCCATCAAATTTACCATCTCCCCAGAGTTCGAATATCCCCTTATTCGGTATATCATATAAGTCAGTGAATCTGAAGTCGCTGCTACAATATGGTGGTCAGGAATCAGCACTGGAATCTgcaatgaagagaaaaatcatGGGTTTTCTTAATATCTCCGAAAATGATTACTGCATGGTTTTCACTGCTAACAGAACCTCAGCTTTTAAACTTCTAGCAGAATCCTATCCGTTCCAATCTAGCCAGAAGCTTTTGACGGTTTACGACTATGAGAGTGAGGCGGTGGAAGCAATGGTTGAAACGTCAGAGAAAAGAGGAGCCCGCGTCATGTCAGCAGAGTTCTCATGGCCGAGACTTAGAGTTAACTCTGGAAAATTGAGGAAGATGGTTGTgagaaataagaagaaaaaaaatagaggactTTTCGTGTTCCCCCTTCAGTCTAGAATGACTGGAGCAAGATACCATTATCTATGGATGAACATAGCACAGGAGAATGGGTGGCATGTATTGCTTGATGCTTGTGCATTGGGACCAAAGGACATGGACACCTTCGGCCTCTCTCTCTTTCGTCCAGACTTCCTCATTTGTTCTTTCTACAAGGTTTTTGGGGAAAACCCAACTGGATTTGGGTGCCTATTTGTCAAGAAATCCACTGTTCCAATCCTGGAAGCTTCTACGAGCACCGGGATTGTGAATCTTGTTCCAGCAAAGAAGCTGTTTTGGTTACCTGCCGATTCTTCTGGTACTGACACCGAACCTGAACAGACATCTAAATTCGAGTTTCAAGAAGAATTACATACGTCAAGCTCCTTCTCAGGTCCCCTGTCCATTCAGAAAACATTGTCTGGAAGATTTGAATATGAACAAGGAGAGACCTCCGAGTTACCTAAAACAGAAGGCACTGCAAAACATGACAGACCAGAAACTTCCAAAGTCATAGAAATGGAAAAACCGGCTGATTTCGTCCAACAGAATACTAAAGTCAGAGGGAAAGAAGGCTTAGAGATAGAATGTAGAGGCTTGGATCATGTGGACTCACTGGGACTTGTACTGATAAGTAGAAGAGCCAGGTACCTGATCAACTGGCTAGTAAATGCTTTGACAAAGCTCCATCATCCCAATACAGAGGAGGGGAGTCCCCTGGTCAGAATCTACGGgccaaatataaaatttgagagaGGACCTGCACTGGCATTCAATGTGTTTGATTGGAAAGGAGAAAAAGTTGAGCCCATTCTCCTACAGAAGCTTGCAGATCGAAGCAATATTTCTCTGAGCTATGGATTCTTACACCACTTATGGTTCTCAGACAAGTACGAGGCAGAGAAGCAGAGGGTCATTGAGAGAAGAGAAACTGAAGCAAAGGGAATGGCACAAAACAAGAGGAAAGGCAAAGATGATCTTGGCATAACAGTGGTCACGGCTGCACTGGGGTTTCTGACAAATTTCGAAGACATATACAGGCTTTGGGCTTTTGTTGCTCAGTTCCTGGATGCAGACTTCGTGGAGAAAGAGCGATGGAGATACACTGCTCTTAATCAGAAGACTATTGAAGTTTAA
- the LOC100264005 gene encoding protein HOTHEAD isoform X2, with product MGLRWWRNFGAALAGVLLFFHGFCYSEKAPNYSFLQEAKQAPPNLYYDYIIIGGGTSGCALAATLSQNATVLVLERGGSPYGNPKIRNLDSFFANILDNSPLSPSQSFISEDGVFNTRARVLGGGSALNAGFYSRASAGFVKSSGWDERLVKESYEWVEKKVVFKPPMLQWQSAVRDGLLEAGVLPYNGFSYEHLYGTKVGGTIFDHQDHRHTAADLLEYANPKNIVVLLHATVEKIEFRLHGESKPIASGVIFRDEVGVRHNAYRRDSKSEIILSAGAIGSPQLLMLSGIGPESHLKAHGIPVILEQPMVGQGMADNPMNALPIPSPRPVENSLIQVVGITTFGSYIEAASGSDIIRSWFHRPPEQLSNASTNPKGTEKAHKAMNTMMKATVRGGIILEKIKGPISTGHLKLRTTNPEDNPYVTFNYFEEPEDLQRCVEGMRTIIKVINSKAFSKFRFPHIPVQLLIDMMVYSPVNLRPRHVGASIFLEQFCIDTVMTIWHYHGGCHVGRVVEPDYKVIGVDGLRIIDGSTFNHSPGTNPQATVMMLGRYMGEKILGER from the exons ATGGGTTTGAGGTGGTGGAGAAATTTTGGTGCAGCTCTTGCTGGAGTATTACTGTTCTTTCATGGCTTCTGTTACTCAGAGAAAG CTCCCAATTATTCATTCCTCCAAGAAGCAAAACAGGCTCCACCAAACCTATATTACGACTATATAATCATTGGGGGTGGAACCTCTGGCTGTGCATTGGCTGCAACTCTCTCCCAAAACGCTACCGTTTTGGTGCTTGAAAGAGGAGGCTCGCCCTATGGCAACCCTAAGATAAGAAACCTGGATTCGTTCTTTGCCAACATTTTGGACAATTCTCCATTATCACCTTCCCAATCCTTCATCTCTGAAGATGGAGTCTTCAACACTCGAGCCCGTGTTCTAGGTGGTGGAAGCGCCTTGAATGCTGGTTTTTATTCAAGAGCTAGCGCCGGCTTCGTAAAAAGCTCAGGCTGGGACGAAAGACTGGTGAAGGAATCTTATGAATGGGTGGAAAAGAAGGTGGTGTTCAAGCCCCCGATGCTGCAGTGGCAGTCTGCTGTCAGAGATGGATTGCTGGAGGCAGGTGTGTTGCCATACAATGGATTTAGCTATGAACATTTGTATGGGACTAAAGTTGGCGGAACCATATTCGATCATCAGGATCACAGACACACTGCTGCTGATTTGCTCGAGTATGCCAACCCTAAAAATATTGTTGTTCTCTTACATGCAACAGTGGAGAAGATTGAGTTTAGATTGCATG GAGAATCAAAGCCAATAGCCTCAGGTGTGATATTTAGAGATGAAGTAGGAGTCAGGCATAATGCGTATAGGAGGGACTCCAAGAGCGAGATCATATTGTCAGCTGGCGCGATTGGAAGCCCACAATTGTTGATGCTGAGTGGAATTGGGCCTGAGTCCCATCTTAAGGCCCATGGTATCCCAGTGATTCTGGAGCAGCCCATGGTTGGCCAAGGCATGGCTGACAACCCAATGAATGCCCTGCCCATTCCCTCTCCACGGCCCGTCGAAAATTCCCTCATCCAAGTCGTGGGCATCACCACGTTTGGGAGTTACATCGAAGCCGCTAGCGGTTCCGATATCATCCGTTCTTGGTTTCACAGGCCTCCTGAACAGTTATCCAATGCTTCTACAAACCCAAAAGGTACGGAGAAAGCCCATAAAGCCATGAACACCATGATGAAAGCAACAGTGAGAGGTGGAATCATCCTTGAGAAGATCAAAGGTCCGATCTCAACAGGCCACCTGAAGCTCCGAACCACCAACCCAGAAGACAACCCATATGTCACCTTCAATTACTTCGAGGAGCCCGAGGACCTCCAGAGATGTGTGGAAGGCATGCGCACCATCATAAAAGTCATAAACTCAAAAGCCTTCTCCAAGTTCCGATTCCCCCACATACCAGTCCAACTTCTTATAGATATGATGGTATATTCCCCAGTGAACTTGCGGCCCAGACATGTCGGCGCCTCCATCTTCTTAGAACAGTTTTGCATAGACACTGTAATGACGATCTGGCATTATCATGGAGGCTGCCATGTTGGGCGAGTGGTGGAGCCAGACTACAAGGTTATTGGCGTGGATGGGCTAAGAATTATAGATGGTTCTACCTTTAATCACTCTCCGGGGACTAATCCACAAGCTACTGTTATGATGCTTGGAAG GTACATGGGGGAGAAGATTCTTGGTGAAAGATGA
- the LOC100264005 gene encoding protein HOTHEAD isoform X1, protein MGLRWWRNFGAALAGVLLFFHGFCYSEKAPNYSFLQEAKQAPPNLYYDYIIIGGGTSGCALAATLSQNATVLVLERGGSPYGNPKIRNLDSFFANILDNSPLSPSQSFISEDGVFNTRARVLGGGSALNAGFYSRASAGFVKSSGWDERLVKESYEWVEKKVVFKPPMLQWQSAVRDGLLEAGVLPYNGFSYEHLYGTKVGGTIFDHQDHRHTAADLLEYANPKNIVVLLHATVEKIEFRLHGESKPIASGVIFRDEVGVRHNAYRRDSKSEIILSAGAIGSPQLLMLSGIGPESHLKAHGIPVILEQPMVGQGMADNPMNALPIPSPRPVENSLIQVVGITTFGSYIEAASGSDIIRSWFHRPPEQLSNASTNPKGTEKAHKAMNTMMKATVRGGIILEKIKGPISTGHLKLRTTNPEDNPYVTFNYFEEPEDLQRCVEGMRTIIKVINSKAFSKFRFPHIPVQLLIDMMVYSPVNLRPRHVGASIFLEQFCIDTVMTIWHYHGGCHVGRVVEPDYKVIGVDGLRIIDGSTFNHSPGTNPQATVMMLGRYLVIYHNQIFVFFPLLLIFFPFNFPMQVHGGEDSW, encoded by the exons ATGGGTTTGAGGTGGTGGAGAAATTTTGGTGCAGCTCTTGCTGGAGTATTACTGTTCTTTCATGGCTTCTGTTACTCAGAGAAAG CTCCCAATTATTCATTCCTCCAAGAAGCAAAACAGGCTCCACCAAACCTATATTACGACTATATAATCATTGGGGGTGGAACCTCTGGCTGTGCATTGGCTGCAACTCTCTCCCAAAACGCTACCGTTTTGGTGCTTGAAAGAGGAGGCTCGCCCTATGGCAACCCTAAGATAAGAAACCTGGATTCGTTCTTTGCCAACATTTTGGACAATTCTCCATTATCACCTTCCCAATCCTTCATCTCTGAAGATGGAGTCTTCAACACTCGAGCCCGTGTTCTAGGTGGTGGAAGCGCCTTGAATGCTGGTTTTTATTCAAGAGCTAGCGCCGGCTTCGTAAAAAGCTCAGGCTGGGACGAAAGACTGGTGAAGGAATCTTATGAATGGGTGGAAAAGAAGGTGGTGTTCAAGCCCCCGATGCTGCAGTGGCAGTCTGCTGTCAGAGATGGATTGCTGGAGGCAGGTGTGTTGCCATACAATGGATTTAGCTATGAACATTTGTATGGGACTAAAGTTGGCGGAACCATATTCGATCATCAGGATCACAGACACACTGCTGCTGATTTGCTCGAGTATGCCAACCCTAAAAATATTGTTGTTCTCTTACATGCAACAGTGGAGAAGATTGAGTTTAGATTGCATG GAGAATCAAAGCCAATAGCCTCAGGTGTGATATTTAGAGATGAAGTAGGAGTCAGGCATAATGCGTATAGGAGGGACTCCAAGAGCGAGATCATATTGTCAGCTGGCGCGATTGGAAGCCCACAATTGTTGATGCTGAGTGGAATTGGGCCTGAGTCCCATCTTAAGGCCCATGGTATCCCAGTGATTCTGGAGCAGCCCATGGTTGGCCAAGGCATGGCTGACAACCCAATGAATGCCCTGCCCATTCCCTCTCCACGGCCCGTCGAAAATTCCCTCATCCAAGTCGTGGGCATCACCACGTTTGGGAGTTACATCGAAGCCGCTAGCGGTTCCGATATCATCCGTTCTTGGTTTCACAGGCCTCCTGAACAGTTATCCAATGCTTCTACAAACCCAAAAGGTACGGAGAAAGCCCATAAAGCCATGAACACCATGATGAAAGCAACAGTGAGAGGTGGAATCATCCTTGAGAAGATCAAAGGTCCGATCTCAACAGGCCACCTGAAGCTCCGAACCACCAACCCAGAAGACAACCCATATGTCACCTTCAATTACTTCGAGGAGCCCGAGGACCTCCAGAGATGTGTGGAAGGCATGCGCACCATCATAAAAGTCATAAACTCAAAAGCCTTCTCCAAGTTCCGATTCCCCCACATACCAGTCCAACTTCTTATAGATATGATGGTATATTCCCCAGTGAACTTGCGGCCCAGACATGTCGGCGCCTCCATCTTCTTAGAACAGTTTTGCATAGACACTGTAATGACGATCTGGCATTATCATGGAGGCTGCCATGTTGGGCGAGTGGTGGAGCCAGACTACAAGGTTATTGGCGTGGATGGGCTAAGAATTATAGATGGTTCTACCTTTAATCACTCTCCGGGGACTAATCCACAAGCTACTGTTATGATGCTTGGAAGGTACCTAGTCATTTATCATAATCAAATATTCGTATTTTTTCCATTAttactgattttttttccttttaattttccaATGCAGGTACATGGGGGAGAAGATTCTTGGTGA
- the LOC100264005 gene encoding protein HOTHEAD isoform X3, translating into MGLRWWRNFGAALAGVLLFFHGFCYSEKAPNYSFLQEAKQAPPNLYYDYIIIGGGTSGCALAATLSQNATVLVLERGGSPYGNPKIRNLDSFFANILDNSPLSPSQSFISEDGVFNTRARVLGGGSALNAGFYSRASAGFVKSSGWDERLVKESYEWVEKKVVFKPPMLQWQSAVRDGLLEAGESKPIASGVIFRDEVGVRHNAYRRDSKSEIILSAGAIGSPQLLMLSGIGPESHLKAHGIPVILEQPMVGQGMADNPMNALPIPSPRPVENSLIQVVGITTFGSYIEAASGSDIIRSWFHRPPEQLSNASTNPKGTEKAHKAMNTMMKATVRGGIILEKIKGPISTGHLKLRTTNPEDNPYVTFNYFEEPEDLQRCVEGMRTIIKVINSKAFSKFRFPHIPVQLLIDMMVYSPVNLRPRHVGASIFLEQFCIDTVMTIWHYHGGCHVGRVVEPDYKVIGVDGLRIIDGSTFNHSPGTNPQATVMMLGRYLVIYHNQIFVFFPLLLIFFPFNFPMQVHGGEDSW; encoded by the exons ATGGGTTTGAGGTGGTGGAGAAATTTTGGTGCAGCTCTTGCTGGAGTATTACTGTTCTTTCATGGCTTCTGTTACTCAGAGAAAG CTCCCAATTATTCATTCCTCCAAGAAGCAAAACAGGCTCCACCAAACCTATATTACGACTATATAATCATTGGGGGTGGAACCTCTGGCTGTGCATTGGCTGCAACTCTCTCCCAAAACGCTACCGTTTTGGTGCTTGAAAGAGGAGGCTCGCCCTATGGCAACCCTAAGATAAGAAACCTGGATTCGTTCTTTGCCAACATTTTGGACAATTCTCCATTATCACCTTCCCAATCCTTCATCTCTGAAGATGGAGTCTTCAACACTCGAGCCCGTGTTCTAGGTGGTGGAAGCGCCTTGAATGCTGGTTTTTATTCAAGAGCTAGCGCCGGCTTCGTAAAAAGCTCAGGCTGGGACGAAAGACTGGTGAAGGAATCTTATGAATGGGTGGAAAAGAAGGTGGTGTTCAAGCCCCCGATGCTGCAGTGGCAGTCTGCTGTCAGAGATGGATTGCTGGAGGCAG GAGAATCAAAGCCAATAGCCTCAGGTGTGATATTTAGAGATGAAGTAGGAGTCAGGCATAATGCGTATAGGAGGGACTCCAAGAGCGAGATCATATTGTCAGCTGGCGCGATTGGAAGCCCACAATTGTTGATGCTGAGTGGAATTGGGCCTGAGTCCCATCTTAAGGCCCATGGTATCCCAGTGATTCTGGAGCAGCCCATGGTTGGCCAAGGCATGGCTGACAACCCAATGAATGCCCTGCCCATTCCCTCTCCACGGCCCGTCGAAAATTCCCTCATCCAAGTCGTGGGCATCACCACGTTTGGGAGTTACATCGAAGCCGCTAGCGGTTCCGATATCATCCGTTCTTGGTTTCACAGGCCTCCTGAACAGTTATCCAATGCTTCTACAAACCCAAAAGGTACGGAGAAAGCCCATAAAGCCATGAACACCATGATGAAAGCAACAGTGAGAGGTGGAATCATCCTTGAGAAGATCAAAGGTCCGATCTCAACAGGCCACCTGAAGCTCCGAACCACCAACCCAGAAGACAACCCATATGTCACCTTCAATTACTTCGAGGAGCCCGAGGACCTCCAGAGATGTGTGGAAGGCATGCGCACCATCATAAAAGTCATAAACTCAAAAGCCTTCTCCAAGTTCCGATTCCCCCACATACCAGTCCAACTTCTTATAGATATGATGGTATATTCCCCAGTGAACTTGCGGCCCAGACATGTCGGCGCCTCCATCTTCTTAGAACAGTTTTGCATAGACACTGTAATGACGATCTGGCATTATCATGGAGGCTGCCATGTTGGGCGAGTGGTGGAGCCAGACTACAAGGTTATTGGCGTGGATGGGCTAAGAATTATAGATGGTTCTACCTTTAATCACTCTCCGGGGACTAATCCACAAGCTACTGTTATGATGCTTGGAAGGTACCTAGTCATTTATCATAATCAAATATTCGTATTTTTTCCATTAttactgattttttttccttttaattttccaATGCAGGTACATGGGGGAGAAGATTCTTGGTGA